The region GTTGGCGAGGAGCCAACATCCGAAACATCCTCGATTTTCACCAGCACTTCGACAATACCAAGGTGGTCAAGCTGGAGACCAACTACCGCTCCACCAGGCCCATCCTCGAAGCCGCCAACGCCCTCATCGAACACAACAGCAAACGCCTGGGCAAAAAGCTCGTCAGCCACCGAGGCGACGGACCCGAGGTGGAACTGCTCCACTCTCTCGACGAAGCCCACGAAGCGCGCAACATCGCCCAGAAGATCAAGGGCCTGCTCGCCGAGGGGGTCGATCCCGACGAGATTGCCGTGCTCTACCGCATCAACGCCCTCTCCCGTTCCCTCGAAGAGGGATTCAGCCGGGAAGGGTTGCCCTTCAAGCTCATCGGCGGGATGCGCTTCTACGAGCGTGCGGAGATCAAGGACATCATCAGCTACTTCCGTGTCCTCTCCAATCCCCACGACGACTTCTCCTTCCTTCGGATCATCAACAAACCCAAGCGGGGCCTGGGAAAGACCAGCATCGACAAGCTGATGCGCCTGGCCCACGAGCGTCAGCAATCTCTCTACCAGGCCATCGAGAGCAGCAGCGAAGCGGAGCTCGCCTCCGCGGTGAGCAAAAAGGCCGCCAAAACCCTCAAAACGCTCAACGAAACGATCCACGAACTCCAGGATGAGGCGGAAAAATCCCTCTACAACTTCGTCGACTTTTTCGAAGAGAAGATTGGCCTAAAGGATTTTTACGGCTCTATGGTCGATGGGTTTGAGCGGATCCTTAACATCGACGAATTTTACGGTTACCTGAGGGATTCGGTAATGAAAAACCCTGAGCTCACCCTCGACGAGTTCCTCAACGACATCTCCCTGCAAAGCGACCAGGACGAAGTGGAGGGAGACGCCATCACCATCATGAGCATCCACGCCGCCAAGGGGCTGGAGTTTGAGCACCTCTACGTCATCGGAATGGAAGAGGAGTTCTTCCCCCTGCTGGGCGACGGGTGCAATATGGAAGAGGAGCGCCGGCTCGGTTATGTCGCCATCACCCGGGCCAAGACCCATCTGACCCTCTGCTACAGCGACAGCCGCTTCTACAAAGGGCGCCGCAAGCAACTGGAAAAGAGCCGCTTCCTGGGCGAAGCCGGCCTGATCCAAAACGCCAGCCTCAAAGTGACCCGCAACGCCGAATACAAAAAAGGCGACCTGGTCAAACACAAAATCTTCGGCATCGGCCGGGTCCAGGCGGTAAGCAAATCAGGCAAAGAGTACAAACTCCGAATCAACTTCGGCGGCACCAAAAAAGAGATCCTCAGCTCTTTCGTCCAACCAGCGTAAGCGAATGAGAAAATAGAAATGAGAAATGAGAAATTATGGGGCATCGCTTTGCGATGCGATGATTTAACATTCCATCTTCCATCTTCCATCTTCCATTCTATAAAAAAGCGTTGTAAAACAACGCTTACCTTAATTACTCATTACTCATTACTCATTACTCATTGCTCCTCGAAGAGGAGCCCCCTGTGAACCGCCTTTTTGTGGTGGACAAGCCCATCTTCATCTCCTCCAACCGCTATATGAACGTCATCAAACGGAAATACGGCGCTAAGAAGGTGGGCTTCTCCGGCACGCTGGACCCTTTCGCCACCGGCTGTCTGATCGTGGCTACGGGGCAATACACCCGACTCTTTCAATATTTGAAAAAAACGCCCAAAAGTTATCGGGCCACCCTCTGGCTGGGAGCGGAGTCGGCGAGTCTCGATATCGAGAATATCACCCGAATCGTCGAGACAGCGAAAGTGGATGAAACGAAACTGTGGGAAATTTTGGCTTCGCTGGAGGGGGAGCTGAAGTATCTGCCCCCCAAATACAGCGCCAAAAAGATCGGCGGAGAGCGGGCCTACGACGTGATGCGCCGGGGTGGGGATATCGAGCTCAGAAAAGTGCGCTCGGAAATCTATGAGCTCAAACTCCTCCACTACCGCCATCCCTTCATCACCTTTGAAGCGACAGTGAGTGAAGGCACCTACATCCGGAGTCTGGGGGAAATGATCGCCGAGGTGCTGGGGGTTCCGGGGACCCTGAGCAGCCTGCGGCGCCTTCACGAAGGGAAATTCCAAATCGGCAAAGAAGAGGCGCTCGATCCCCTGGAGTACCTCGCCCCGCCCAAAAACCGCTATTTCGGAGATCCCCAATGGCTGGAACTGGGCAAAAAACTCCAACCCCGCTTCTTCGAGAATCAGAAAGAGGGCCTCTATGTCGTGGAAACCGACGATTTCTTCTCCATCCTCGAATTCAAAGAGGGCGAAATCAAATACCGCCTCAATCGCATGCCGAAGTTTATGAAGGAGAGCAAAGAATGACCCCTATAATATTTTGCCGCTTCGCGGCACGCAAAAACTCTTCACTCCTCACTCCTCACTCCTCACTCGTTGATACTCGTCACCGGGGGACTCTCCCGTGACGAGTATCGACGCCCACGCCAAAGTCAACATCTTCCTCAAAATCACCGGATACCGAGAGGGCTATCACACCATCCTCTCCCGTTTTATGCGCGTAGAGAATCTTTACGATACCCTCTACTTCGTTCCTGCCGAGTGCGACACGTTTACTATCGAAGGATGCCCCGAGGTCCCGAGAGAATCCAATACCATCTACCGGGCCTGGAAAGCCCTCAACGAAGCGACCGGGGACCTCGATCTACTGGAATATTTTTATCATCATAAAGTGGTCGTAGAAAAACGCATCCCCTCCCAGGCGGGTCTGGGAGGCGGCAGCTCCGATGCCGGCGCCTTTTTACGCCTGACCCATCGGGTCTGCGATCTCAGAATCTCCCTGGAGGAGCTGGCCCGGATCGGGGCGAGCGTGGGGGCCGATGTCCCTTTTTTCGTCCACGACTATCCCAGCGCCAATGTCTCAGGTTTCGGCGAAATCGTCGAGCCTTTCGACGAAGCCCCCCTTCCCCTGGAGATTTACACCCCGCCTGTCGCCTGCGACACTGCGGCAGTCTATCGAACCTTCAAAGAGCACTTCCTTTCCGGAATCGATCCGGCATCCTTCTCCAGCTGGGAAAAGCTCCCCTCCAAAGGACTTTTGGAGCGGATCGACGATCCCGCCCTGCTCAACGACCTCTATCCCGCCGCCCTGCTGACTTGCCCCAGGCTCAAAGAGCATGCCAGGGAGGGATGGTTCTTCAGCGGTAGCGGAAGTAGCTTTTTCAGGCTTGCAAAGAAGTCCTAAGTCCTACTCTTTGATCAAAATATGTAAATACTCGTAGGTTTTTTCCTCTTTATATTCCCGGTTGTTATCGGCTTTATATCTTTGATACTCCTGTTTGAGCAGAGAGTATTGACCGTATTGCGACATAATCTCTTTTATCTCATTCTCACTCATCAACCCCTCGTTGTTGTAACTGAGGAAGATATATTTGAACTTCGCATCTCTTATCAATTGGTCAAAATTCTTCGCCACTTCTCTTTTTCTGCAATAGTTCGATTTGTAATATTCGGGAAGACCGCTTTTCCCTCTGGGCTCGAAGGGTTTATACTCTGCGATCGTGTTCAGGATATGATAATTGGCTCCATATTGCCGGTGGTTGTAGGGAGGGTCAAGATAGAGGATATCTCCTTCGATCTCTTTGATGAGTCGATTGGCATCGTCGCGATAGACCTTGTGTCCATTATCGCCGGTTTCAAAAAGCGCCGGTTCCAATGTCATAGGCTTCCGGGCACTTTTTTTCAGCTGTTTCAAAAAGGCGCCGTACACACTGGCCGTGTTGGCGACTTTGTCGGCACTCTCCAGGAGGCTGGCAAGTAAAAAATAGTATTCACGCTCATCAATCTCTCCCGACAGATGCCACTTTTCGATCTCACTTCTTATCGCATCGATCTTCTTTCCGTTTTCATCACTGAAATACTGTCGACCGCTTCCGCTCCCCAGGCAGTAATGATTATAAACAAACCCCTCTCTGCCCTCTAGAGAATCCAGCTTCGTTATGAGCTCTTCAGACCTCGGTATTGGTTCGTGATTTTCTATATAGTTTTTATTCAATACGAAAGAGTAAAATTCGACATCGTTGGCTATTACCTTTTTTACACTTGTCTTGAAGATCCTTCCGACGATGCCGGTCCCGGCGAAAATATCGCAAAATATTTTCTCGTTTGTATCGCCGACGACATCCTCTATCTCTCTTTTGATCCATAAAGAGAGCCGCTGTTTGCTTCCGATATAATTCATTTCAAATCTTTATTGACGCTTTTTATCTAACTATTTATCTCTATAAACCCACAAAATATCCGAATAGACTCTGCCCTCTCCAAAATCGAAAATATGCAAATTATTTTTGGAAAAATGCCCCATATAAGTATCTATCTTGTGTTTCAAAAATCCGATATACGCTTTTAATTTCCAATGCTGCATATCTTTACCGTCGTAGAGGATGACAAAAAGCCTGTTTTTCAAATGTTTCCTCTTCTCCTGGCTCTGATTCATATAGAGCCAATAGATCAACTCCTCTTCGTGGGCTCTCGCATACGCATAGGACCTCTTGAAACCTTTCGGAAAAACCGAGGTTTTGTGATCAAAGGGAATGCCTTCGATATAAAAATCGACCCTTTTGTCATATTTATTGATATTAGGCTCGACATTTCCGTGCAGGGAAAAGATATATTCAACCGCCTTCGCGCTCCAAAAGTTATACCATCTGTTTAAGGCGTAATCCCTTAAGGCTCCATCAAAAGCAGCTGTTCTCTCCAACAATCTTCTGAAGCTGTAGGTTGTATAGATGAAGTTGGTTCGATTGTCCCAATCGTCAGACTGCTTTTTCCCCCAGCGATAGGGGTAGTCAAGCCTTTTTC is a window of Nitratifractor salsuginis DSM 16511 DNA encoding:
- a CDS encoding ATP-dependent helicase, which produces MLDELNDAQREAATHIDGPLLILAGAGSGKTKTLTTRLAYLLGEVGIDPANTLTLTFTNKAATEMRDRALRMIGDKAAYPPLLCTFHKFGLIFLKFHIERLGRDNRFVIIDSDDKKRLIRSLAKDQKIDLNLSFLASEISKYKNTLLTPEEVVAKAELPDYKKAARIYQLYQENIEENNLVDFDDLLMLTYRILEENEDLRKETSQRYQYIMVDEYQDTNELQYKLLRQLCSEHDNLCVVGDDDQSIYGWRGANIRNILDFHQHFDNTKVVKLETNYRSTRPILEAANALIEHNSKRLGKKLVSHRGDGPEVELLHSLDEAHEARNIAQKIKGLLAEGVDPDEIAVLYRINALSRSLEEGFSREGLPFKLIGGMRFYERAEIKDIISYFRVLSNPHDDFSFLRIINKPKRGLGKTSIDKLMRLAHERQQSLYQAIESSSEAELASAVSKKAAKTLKTLNETIHELQDEAEKSLYNFVDFFEEKIGLKDFYGSMVDGFERILNIDEFYGYLRDSVMKNPELTLDEFLNDISLQSDQDEVEGDAITIMSIHAAKGLEFEHLYVIGMEEEFFPLLGDGCNMEEERRLGYVAITRAKTHLTLCYSDSRFYKGRRKQLEKSRFLGEAGLIQNASLKVTRNAEYKKGDLVKHKIFGIGRVQAVSKSGKEYKLRINFGGTKKEILSSFVQPA
- the truB gene encoding tRNA pseudouridine(55) synthase TruB, producing MNRLFVVDKPIFISSNRYMNVIKRKYGAKKVGFSGTLDPFATGCLIVATGQYTRLFQYLKKTPKSYRATLWLGAESASLDIENITRIVETAKVDETKLWEILASLEGELKYLPPKYSAKKIGGERAYDVMRRGGDIELRKVRSEIYELKLLHYRHPFITFEATVSEGTYIRSLGEMIAEVLGVPGTLSSLRRLHEGKFQIGKEEALDPLEYLAPPKNRYFGDPQWLELGKKLQPRFFENQKEGLYVVETDDFFSILEFKEGEIKYRLNRMPKFMKESKE
- a CDS encoding 4-(cytidine 5'-diphospho)-2-C-methyl-D-erythritol kinase; this encodes MTSIDAHAKVNIFLKITGYREGYHTILSRFMRVENLYDTLYFVPAECDTFTIEGCPEVPRESNTIYRAWKALNEATGDLDLLEYFYHHKVVVEKRIPSQAGLGGGSSDAGAFLRLTHRVCDLRISLEELARIGASVGADVPFFVHDYPSANVSGFGEIVEPFDEAPLPLEIYTPPVACDTAAVYRTFKEHFLSGIDPASFSSWEKLPSKGLLERIDDPALLNDLYPAALLTCPRLKEHAREGWFFSGSGSSFFRLAKKS
- a CDS encoding DNA adenine methylase, translating into MNYIGSKQRLSLWIKREIEDVVGDTNEKIFCDIFAGTGIVGRIFKTSVKKVIANDVEFYSFVLNKNYIENHEPIPRSEELITKLDSLEGREGFVYNHYCLGSGSGRQYFSDENGKKIDAIRSEIEKWHLSGEIDEREYYFLLASLLESADKVANTASVYGAFLKQLKKSARKPMTLEPALFETGDNGHKVYRDDANRLIKEIEGDILYLDPPYNHRQYGANYHILNTIAEYKPFEPRGKSGLPEYYKSNYCRKREVAKNFDQLIRDAKFKYIFLSYNNEGLMSENEIKEIMSQYGQYSLLKQEYQRYKADNNREYKEEKTYEYLHILIKE